In Segnochrobactrum spirostomi, the DNA window TCGGCTTCGCCATCGGGCTGAGCCCGATCGGCCGCGGCATCTTCGATCCGATCATCGAGTTCCTGCGGCCGATCCCGCCGCTCGCCTATCTGCCGCTGGTCATCATCTGGTTCGGCATCGGCGAACCGTCGAAGGTCCTCGTCATCGCGATCGCCATGGTGGCGCCGATCGTCATCGCGACCGCGACGGGCGTCCGTTCCGTCTCGCAGAGCCGGGTCAATGCCGCGCGCTCGTTCGGCGCGACGCGCCTCCAGGTGCTGCGCTACGTCATCCTCCCCGGCGCGCTGATCGACATCCTCACGGGCGTGCGGATCGCGCTCGGCGCCGGCTGGTCGACGCTCGTGGCGGCCGAGCTCGTCGCGGCGACGCGCGGTCTCGGTTTCATGATCCAGTCCGCCGCGCAATTCCTGGTCACGGACGTGGTCGTCATGGGCA includes these proteins:
- the tauC gene encoding taurine ABC transporter permease TauC; the protein is MSSQVDVPDRSLPLNPAAPERTAAPPRRRARWKPARSTLVSLLTIAVLLAAWWGATALALVPPLFLPPPADVAHQFWAVSVDGFADSTLAEHLGASLARVFVALIATIIVSVPIGFAIGLSPIGRGIFDPIIEFLRPIPPLAYLPLVIIWFGIGEPSKVLVIAIAMVAPIVIATATGVRSVSQSRVNAARSFGATRLQVLRYVILPGALIDILTGVRIALGAGWSTLVAAELVAATRGLGFMIQSAAQFLVTDVVVMGIVVIAAVAFALEAGIRLLQRRLVPWAGKD